In the genome of Calditrichota bacterium, the window GTAACTCATAACACGCTCATAACGGCGTCCGGTCAATTTATAAAATTCTTCAAAAGCCTGGTCTGTAAGCTCTTGGATATGATCAAAAAAGAAAGGGCGCTGTGCTGCAACACTTTGCATGTAAGAATCCTGGTTCTGTACAATACCCGCCATTACAGGATTATCAACATCCCAAAGTTCAGGAATACGACGGCGTGTGTCGCCATAAATAATTTTTTGAGCAGCAGTCGGTGTTTCAATTAAATCATCGGGTTTGCCAAGGTATTCACTTATAAGTTCACGTTCTGGGATAAGCAGTGATTCAATCAGGTGAGTTGTTAAAAAACCATCTTGGGCAATAATACCGGGTGTTAATGCCAATTCAGCTATACGATGCGAGATAATATTCATATCTGCCACATGCTGGGCATTTTTAGCAAAGAGTTGAAAAAAACCAGTATCATCAACAGCATGGTAGTCATCATGTCCGGCATGCACGTTCAAAGTTGATTTTGTCATGGCCCGTGCACCAATGTTAAGCACGTAGGTCAAACGTTTTCCAACTGCTGCATAAAGTGATTCATGCATATAAGCAATACCCTGACCGGATGAAAAGTTTGCCGCTCGTAAACCTGTCATTGAAAGACCGGCTGTTACAGCTGCTGCTGCATGTTCGCCTTCAGGTTCAATAAAAATCAATGGACGACCTGAAATGTTTAAATGGCCTTTAGCAGCTTCTTCTGCCCAATATTCACCCATTTGTGTGGATGGTGTAATTGGGTAAGCACCTGCTGCATCGGTTGATTCCCTTTCGCACATAATTGCTGCGGTATTTCCATCCATCGCAACACGTGTGCCTGTGTATTTGAATTTTTTAGTCTCTTTAGCCATGATGGCTCCTTTGTTTTAAGATTTTTTACTCTTATATGGTTTTAATTTTTTTTTGTCATTCAGTACTGAAACAATGTGAAGCTCCGTTTCATTGGATGACAATTTGTTTAACACTTATTTATGTTGTGCCAACCCTTCGTTCACCTTTACGGATAACTTTTTTACTTTTCTCTCCTTTTACTACACCCTTTTTCTCATCCAACCAAACAATAGCTCCGGTTGGGCAGCGTTGGATAGGAACTTGAGTTTTATGGTTCTGGTTATAATCAACAACGGGTAAATTATTTTTCATAGTGATTAAATCACCGGGTGCATCCATAGCACAACGTGCACAAGCTGTACAACCCACCTGGCAGGCTTCAAGAATATCATCACCTTCATCAAGGTTTTTGCAGGCAACCCAAAGCCGGTTGCTGACAGGTTGGATAGAAAAGAGATCTTTTGGACACACTTCTACACAATCACCACAGGCTGTGCATTTATCTTCATTGACCACAGGAAGTGAAAATGGGTTCATTGTAATTGCATCAAAATCACAGACAACTTCACAATCTCCAATCCCGAGGCAACCCCAAAAACAATCTTTGCCACCACCGGAAACAAGTGATGCTCCCTGGCAGGTTTGCAATCCTGTGTAATTAGCCCGATTACGGGCAACATTTACTCCACCCGCACAAGCCAATCTTGCTACTTGCTTTTCTTCTGATCCGACATCTACGCCAAGAAAATTAGCAATATCTATCCGGCCTTCTTCAGAGCTTACTGTACATTTTCCGGGGAGAGATTCCCCTAAAACAACTGATTCGGCAAATGGACGGCATCCCGGAAATCCGCAGGCTCCACAATTTGCGTGAGGTAGTAAATCCTCAACGATGTCAATTCTTGGGTCTTCTTCTACATGAAGCTTTTTATTGGCAATAATAAGCATTGCTGCTAAAATAAGAGTTAGCCCGCCTAGGGCAGCAAGGGCAGTTATAATTAACATGTATTACCTTGTAATCGTATTAAACCTAAAGTATCGGATTTTTTTGTCTTAATCTTAGATAAAAAGAAATCTCCCTCTAAGATTTACAGCCCCAAATATAATAATAAGAATTGGATGATCAAATTTAATTTTAGTGCTTTGCAGGAGCTTTTTTCAAAAAAAGATAAACTTTTTTCGGAAGGGTTTAGAAAGAGAAAAATCGTTTAGAAATTGAGGTCTTGAAGAGACAAATAATATGATTAAAAAAGAAATTTGTTTTGTTTACCGTTCCCAAACATTGTTCGGGAACGGAATAATAAGGCAGGTTTATTCTACAACAGTAACTCTTGTGGCTATATATGTGTCACCATGCATATGCCCGAGTATTTCAACAACCCTGGCAGTAGCAATTTCAGCAGGGCCTGGTTCTTTAAGGCTTACAATCGCTTCCTGATTTTTTATATCATTGGCGTAAAAGGCTAAAATCATGCCATTTGCATCCCTGTCAAATCCTTTGCTTTGATTTACAAGCACATTAATGTTTTGATTGATTTCCCCACCCGCTCGAACTTTATCAAACGATCCGATAGCTTTGGTAGGTTTTAGTATATAAACGGCATAAATCACAAAAAGCAGGACTACTGGAATTAATACTTTTTTAAGATTACTCATTATTATTCTCTTATAATTTATTTTGGGTAACAGTTTATTTTAAATAATGAAAAACTAATTTAACTAAAATATTTAATGCTAACAATAATTTTAGTGCCGGGTCCTTGTCTATTTTATTTTGGAAGGTTTTCAGACTGTAAAGCTTTTTTTATGGTGAATATAAAACTGCGTTCCAAAAGATGTTTTTTTATTCTTTCAACACCCATAATAAAATCGTTTTTGCCTGCTATATAAATAATCTGTTTTATAGGTGCTGTATCTGTTAAAACCATAATGATATGACTTTTCTCATTCATATAATTCCCAATCTGCTCAAAAAGATTATGAAAGTATTCATAATTTTCACCACAGTACCAGGCATGTTCAGGATCATTCTTTGGGTTATTTGGATAAAATGGGGGGTTGATTACAATCCATTCAAATTTCTTTTTGCGTATTTTTTTAAACAGATCTGATTTTGTTACAGTAATTTTCAAATCTAAACTCTTGGCATTTTCTTTAACATTTTGGATGGCTATTTCACTTATATCCGTAGCGGTTACTTTAGCCTTTTGCTTTGCTGCATAAATGGAAACAAGGCCGCTGCCTGCACCAATCTCTAAAAAGGATTTACTGCCAATATCCTGTTTTTGTAAATACTCCAAAATAAAATGAGTTGTATGAAAAAAACGTGGGGGAAATACACCAGGAAAAATTTCTATACTCATATCCTTATAAGTGTAGCTGCGTTGTTTGCTTGTATATTTGATATACAGCCATTTAAGAATAGGTGATATAAGCTTGCGTATTAATACTCTGAGCCGGTGTCGCTTACTTCGCATAAAAGCCTTCTATCTCTGGTTGACGGTATTTCCACAATCTAAAAAGGAGTTTTATTTCGTAAGGCATTTTATAGATGTTTGCTTTATAGCGCAAGAAGGAAATTAACTTAAGTAATTTACGCTTTGAAGAGGTTAACCTAAAATCGGATACCGTTGGCGAATAGGCATTTAATACGGCCTCAAAGTTTTGGATGTAATCAATCATATATGGTTTTAGCCAGGGTGTTAATGGATTTTTGCGTAAATCAAAGTTTTCCCAATGTGGGTTTATCCAGTCTTCCAAACTGTTTGGAAACTCAAATCCAGCGGATTGGACTTCTTTAAATAACTCAGAATTTTCATTTGGTACCGGACTATATAAATAAATTATTATCTCTGTGTTTGGGTTAGCTTTTTTAACATTTTTTATAAATGACACATCGGCTTTAATTTGTTGCCAGACTTTTTGTTCATTTTCTGCCGGAAGGCCTAACACAAAAGAGTACTCGGGTATAATATTAAACTTCTTCAGGCGTGCAGCAAATTTTATTATCTGGTTTGCTGTTTGCTTTCCCCCTTTGTTCATTTGCTTCAAAACTTCATCATTGCCGCTTTCCGCCCCAAAAAAGATCATCCTAC includes:
- a CDS encoding RnfABCDGE type electron transport complex subunit B, coding for MLIITALAALGGLTLILAAMLIIANKKLHVEEDPRIDIVEDLLPHANCGACGFPGCRPFAESVVLGESLPGKCTVSSEEGRIDIANFLGVDVGSEEKQVARLACAGGVNVARNRANYTGLQTCQGASLVSGGGKDCFWGCLGIGDCEVVCDFDAITMNPFSLPVVNEDKCTACGDCVEVCPKDLFSIQPVSNRLWVACKNLDEGDDILEACQVGCTACARCAMDAPGDLITMKNNLPVVDYNQNHKTQVPIQRCPTGAIVWLDEKKGVVKGEKSKKVIRKGERRVGTT
- a CDS encoding methyltransferase, which translates into the protein MRSKRHRLRVLIRKLISPILKWLYIKYTSKQRSYTYKDMSIEIFPGVFPPRFFHTTHFILEYLQKQDIGSKSFLEIGAGSGLVSIYAAKQKAKVTATDISEIAIQNVKENAKSLDLKITVTKSDLFKKIRKKKFEWIVINPPFYPNNPKNDPEHAWYCGENYEYFHNLFEQIGNYMNEKSHIIMVLTDTAPIKQIIYIAGKNDFIMGVERIKKHLLERSFIFTIKKALQSENLPK